The following are from one region of the Sandaracinus amylolyticus genome:
- a CDS encoding S8 family serine peptidase, which translates to MRATVRLALALACFAGAPVASAQLAPDHHMVERAPITWRDGARVMSAHPRDDGSVSITSEGRTFVARVGAEAIVAGSLSSLDALDVEVVRVLSERRGVALVRSRRDEDGIALASRLAAHVDHELRYAVPDLRLRRRVAAIDVPPDDPRYGAQWYLARIDIERAWRIETGDPSVTITIVDNGCDLAHPDLAPQLLPGRDVLDGDDDPSYVPLATGNEHGTACAGIAGARGDDAIGIAGACPECSLRCVRLLAAGESEIPLSADIEAFQLAIDRGDAVVSNSWGFVERVPVPAPLAEAVEAVFVEGRGGRGALVVFAAGNDDRELGDEELTAVRGVLTIGALRSRDEATSFTNRGASVDLSAPTGTVTTDITGTDGNDETDYTALFGGTSAAAPVVSGVAALLFAAVPEATAQEVHDALIATARRAPYATPDENGHDPIYGFGVVDPGAALERLLAAHPQPDAGVGDAGPAPADEPSGCACSSAGRGPRAVPVGLLVIVLALLQRVRLFQGSKRSISSIFGNVPSKRQPRSSM; encoded by the coding sequence ATGCGCGCCACCGTCCGACTCGCCCTCGCGCTCGCCTGCTTCGCCGGAGCGCCAGTCGCGTCCGCGCAGCTCGCGCCCGATCATCACATGGTCGAGCGCGCGCCGATCACGTGGCGCGACGGTGCGCGCGTGATGAGCGCCCATCCGCGCGACGACGGGTCGGTGTCGATCACCAGCGAGGGCCGCACGTTCGTCGCGCGCGTCGGTGCCGAGGCGATCGTCGCGGGCTCGCTCTCGTCGCTCGATGCGCTCGACGTCGAGGTGGTGCGCGTGCTCAGCGAGCGGCGCGGCGTCGCGCTCGTGCGCTCGCGCCGCGACGAGGACGGCATCGCGCTCGCTTCGCGCCTCGCGGCGCACGTCGATCACGAGCTGCGCTACGCGGTGCCCGATCTGCGCCTGCGCCGTCGTGTCGCCGCGATCGACGTCCCGCCCGACGACCCGCGCTACGGCGCGCAGTGGTACCTCGCGCGCATCGACATCGAGCGCGCGTGGCGCATCGAGACCGGCGATCCGAGCGTCACGATCACGATCGTCGACAACGGGTGCGATCTCGCGCACCCCGATCTCGCGCCGCAGCTGCTCCCCGGGCGCGACGTGCTCGACGGCGACGACGATCCCTCGTACGTGCCGCTCGCGACGGGCAACGAGCACGGCACCGCGTGCGCGGGGATCGCAGGGGCGCGCGGCGACGACGCGATCGGGATCGCCGGTGCGTGCCCCGAGTGCTCGCTGCGCTGCGTGCGCCTGCTCGCGGCGGGCGAGAGCGAGATCCCGCTCTCCGCCGACATCGAGGCGTTCCAGCTCGCGATCGATCGCGGTGATGCGGTCGTGTCGAACAGCTGGGGCTTCGTCGAGCGCGTGCCGGTGCCCGCGCCGCTCGCCGAGGCCGTCGAGGCGGTGTTCGTCGAAGGGCGCGGAGGGCGCGGCGCGCTCGTGGTGTTCGCGGCGGGCAACGACGATCGCGAGCTCGGCGACGAAGAGCTCACCGCGGTGCGCGGCGTGCTCACGATCGGTGCGCTGCGCAGCCGCGACGAGGCGACGTCGTTCACGAACCGCGGTGCGAGCGTCGATCTCAGCGCGCCGACGGGCACGGTCACGACCGACATCACCGGCACCGACGGGAACGACGAGACCGACTACACTGCGCTCTTCGGCGGCACCTCCGCCGCGGCGCCGGTGGTCTCGGGCGTCGCGGCGCTGCTCTTCGCGGCGGTCCCCGAGGCGACCGCGCAGGAGGTGCACGACGCGCTGATCGCGACCGCGCGCCGCGCGCCCTACGCGACGCCCGACGAGAACGGCCACGACCCGATCTACGGCTTCGGCGTCGTCGATCCGGGCGCCGCGCTCGAGCGCCTGCTCGCCGCGCATCCGCAGCCCGATGCCGGCGTCGGCGATGCGGGCCCCGCGCCCGCCGACGAGCCCTCGGGCTGTGCGTGCTCGAGCGCGGGTCGTGGGCCGCGCGCGGTGCCGGTCGGGCTGCTCGTGATCGTGCTCGCGCTGCTTCAGCGCGTGCGCTTGTTCCAGGGCTCGAAGCGCTCGATCTCTTCGATCTTCGGGAACGTGCCCTCGAAGCGCCAGCCGCGATCGTCGATGTAG
- a CDS encoding HmuY family protein: protein MKSMQIGSFLLSMLALAACGDDDGPAPTDDGGVDDAGSDAGPAPQCTAHDVRCQEASITELRLFEPSALAGLVTEEGTTAGEFTTHVDATAMPVGGTSPTTSYVYARFTETGLEQVEIGDEDALLSSGWDIAFRRYVIRLNSGISGPSCVTGARLPPTAEGEPPTFESVTEVPADLELFEEEYFTEASPGECTLVSDGSGLPGAPDTILAGYWRYSPTMCLMMTGNVYVLQLREGRHVKLEVISYYSPENQEACNSGGSPTSPSGSANMRVRWAFLD, encoded by the coding sequence ATGAAGTCGATGCAGATCGGTTCGTTCTTGCTCTCGATGCTGGCGCTCGCCGCGTGCGGCGACGACGACGGCCCCGCTCCAACGGACGACGGCGGCGTCGACGACGCGGGCTCGGACGCCGGCCCCGCGCCCCAGTGCACCGCGCACGACGTGCGCTGCCAGGAGGCCTCGATCACCGAGCTCCGCCTCTTCGAGCCCTCCGCGCTCGCCGGCCTCGTGACCGAGGAAGGCACGACCGCGGGCGAGTTCACGACGCACGTCGACGCGACCGCGATGCCGGTCGGCGGCACCTCGCCGACGACCTCGTACGTCTACGCGCGCTTCACCGAGACCGGCCTCGAGCAGGTCGAGATCGGCGACGAGGACGCGCTGCTCTCGAGCGGATGGGACATCGCGTTCCGCCGCTACGTCATCCGCCTCAACAGCGGCATCTCGGGCCCCTCGTGCGTGACCGGCGCGCGCCTTCCGCCGACCGCCGAGGGCGAGCCGCCGACCTTCGAGAGCGTCACCGAGGTGCCCGCGGATCTCGAGCTCTTCGAGGAGGAGTACTTCACCGAGGCGAGCCCCGGCGAGTGCACGCTCGTGAGCGACGGCAGCGGTCTTCCGGGCGCGCCCGACACGATCCTCGCGGGCTACTGGCGCTACTCGCCGACGATGTGCCTGATGATGACGGGGAACGTCTACGTGCTGCAGCTCCGCGAAGGGCGGCACGTGAAGCTCGAGGTGATCTCGTACTACTCGCCGGAGAACCAGGAAGCGTGCAACTCGGGCGGCAGTCCGACCTCGCCGAGCGGATCGGCGAACATGCGCGTACGCTGGGCCTTCCTGGACTGA
- a CDS encoding MXAN_6640 family putative metalloprotease — protein sequence MRLHAIALGALVASCAPPVVGSAEIALRPDDVRAIAPRFAEGDVVERFDSPGGAFAIHFTRAGAHVVPLADLDADGVPDFVQEVATAYDEALAYYVSLGLRAPLGDEGVPDGDGGDGRFDVYLVDFAGGSTGAFRHDTCNGATCIGHVVQENDFAGYGFASRRSAIRILASHELFHAVQAAYDAEQSAVFGEGSAVWASEAFDPALEDLEAFSDSYLGATDRSIEQSATGPVDPFTYGAGVFFEFLAERYGPELVAGVVRDVEDGAHGVGDPRWLDVLSSALERDHATTFEAAWLEHARWNLRTGRRADPEASYERGAMLAELAIEALPVPYADTRVRMLRGSSRSYRVMLAARVGVELLEPAGREGATEGLFVLVTPEIDGALGETRSAAASDGPQWIDASEGESAIVTIVRALDQDDGAGRAPALCIGSEVALADCRAAMTATDGGTSSDDAGVAGDAAIAPPMPGSGCDCAVGRGGASRGSLLALALVLALLRRRRGGARPRS from the coding sequence ATGCGTCTGCACGCGATCGCGCTCGGAGCACTCGTCGCGTCGTGCGCTCCGCCAGTCGTGGGGAGCGCGGAGATCGCGCTGCGTCCCGACGACGTGCGCGCGATCGCGCCGCGCTTCGCCGAGGGCGACGTCGTCGAGCGCTTCGACTCGCCGGGCGGTGCGTTCGCGATCCACTTCACGCGCGCGGGCGCGCACGTCGTGCCCCTCGCCGACCTCGACGCCGACGGCGTGCCCGACTTCGTGCAGGAGGTCGCGACCGCCTATGACGAAGCGCTCGCGTACTACGTCTCCCTCGGGCTGCGCGCGCCGCTCGGCGACGAAGGCGTGCCCGACGGCGACGGCGGCGACGGTCGCTTCGACGTGTACCTCGTCGACTTCGCGGGTGGCTCGACCGGCGCGTTCCGCCACGACACCTGCAACGGCGCGACGTGCATCGGCCACGTCGTGCAGGAGAACGACTTCGCGGGATACGGGTTCGCGAGCCGCCGCAGCGCGATCCGGATCCTCGCGAGCCACGAGCTCTTCCACGCGGTGCAGGCCGCGTACGACGCCGAGCAGTCCGCGGTGTTCGGCGAGGGCAGCGCGGTGTGGGCGAGCGAGGCGTTCGATCCGGCGCTCGAGGATCTCGAGGCGTTCTCGGACTCCTACCTCGGCGCGACCGATCGCTCGATCGAGCAGTCGGCGACCGGGCCCGTCGATCCGTTCACGTACGGCGCGGGCGTGTTCTTCGAGTTCCTCGCCGAGCGCTACGGGCCCGAGCTGGTCGCGGGCGTGGTGCGCGACGTCGAGGACGGCGCGCACGGCGTGGGCGATCCGCGGTGGCTCGATGTGCTCTCGAGCGCGCTCGAGCGCGATCATGCGACGACGTTCGAGGCGGCGTGGCTCGAGCACGCGCGATGGAACCTGCGCACCGGGCGGCGCGCCGATCCCGAGGCGAGCTACGAGCGCGGCGCGATGCTCGCGGAGCTCGCGATCGAAGCGCTGCCCGTGCCGTACGCGGACACCCGCGTGCGCATGCTCCGCGGTTCGTCGCGCTCGTATCGCGTGATGCTCGCGGCGCGGGTCGGCGTCGAGCTGCTCGAGCCCGCAGGGCGCGAGGGCGCGACCGAGGGTCTGTTCGTGCTCGTCACGCCCGAGATCGACGGCGCGCTCGGCGAGACGCGCAGCGCCGCGGCGAGCGATGGTCCGCAGTGGATCGATGCGTCGGAGGGCGAGAGCGCGATCGTCACGATCGTGCGCGCGCTCGACCAGGACGACGGAGCGGGCCGCGCGCCCGCGCTCTGCATCGGCAGCGAGGTGGCGCTCGCGGACTGTCGCGCCGCGATGACGGCGACCGACGGCGGCACGTCGAGCGACGATGCGGGTGTGGCCGGGGACGCGGCGATCGCGCCTCCGATGCCGGGCTCGGGATGCGACTGCGCGGTCGGACGCGGTGGGGCGTCGCGGGGGTCGCTCCTGGCGCTCGCGCTCGTGCTCGCGCTGCTGCGCCGTCGTCGCGGAGGTGCGCGGCCGCGCTCGTGA
- a CDS encoding ArsA family ATPase yields MATKVPVTIVCAGGGGVGKTTSSAALAVALARTGKKTLIVTVDPARRLAHAMGVEVTEEIQPAHVEPAVEGKLFALMPEPRRSTPTFAKVLYEGRPDDLARVMKNPVYLTMADAAAGMHEIVSLILVAKAIDEGDYDYLVIDTAPSRNALDFVSYPGRLAVLFEGRAVGWLGNLASNVAQDDRGPGLFASMEKRVEAMFGRILNPRVLKDLAQLFADLALIKDRFARFARMSERMLLGERTRYLLVSAPTGSAQADVSFLAKRLARLNHEPTALLLNRSDEREPEWIAALRAEAPGWPPLAEAMTQVEHEFQVRKRAGDRLSAALGKELVRVPQVRLPTLESPDPAQIVRELATKLEPHLATLVRPIG; encoded by the coding sequence ATGGCGACGAAGGTCCCGGTCACGATCGTCTGCGCGGGCGGCGGCGGCGTGGGGAAGACCACGTCGTCGGCCGCGCTCGCCGTCGCGCTCGCGCGCACCGGGAAGAAGACGCTGATCGTCACCGTCGATCCCGCGCGCCGGCTCGCGCACGCGATGGGCGTCGAGGTCACCGAGGAGATCCAGCCCGCGCACGTGGAGCCGGCGGTCGAGGGCAAGCTCTTCGCGCTCATGCCCGAGCCGCGTCGCTCGACGCCGACGTTCGCGAAGGTGCTCTACGAGGGGCGCCCCGACGATCTTGCGCGGGTGATGAAGAACCCGGTGTACCTGACGATGGCGGACGCCGCGGCGGGCATGCACGAGATCGTCTCGCTCATCCTGGTCGCGAAGGCGATCGACGAGGGCGACTACGACTACCTCGTGATCGACACCGCGCCCTCGCGGAACGCGCTGGACTTCGTCTCGTACCCGGGGCGGCTCGCAGTGCTCTTCGAGGGGCGCGCGGTGGGCTGGCTCGGCAACCTCGCGTCGAACGTCGCGCAGGACGATCGTGGCCCCGGGCTCTTCGCGTCGATGGAGAAGCGCGTCGAGGCGATGTTCGGGCGCATCCTGAACCCGCGCGTGCTGAAGGATCTCGCGCAGCTCTTCGCGGACCTCGCGCTGATCAAGGACCGCTTCGCCCGCTTCGCGCGGATGAGCGAGCGCATGCTGCTCGGCGAGCGCACGCGCTACCTGCTCGTGTCGGCGCCGACCGGCTCGGCCCAGGCGGACGTGTCGTTCCTCGCGAAGCGCCTGGCGCGTCTGAATCACGAGCCCACCGCGCTCCTGCTCAACCGCAGCGACGAGCGTGAGCCCGAGTGGATCGCCGCGCTGCGCGCCGAAGCGCCGGGCTGGCCGCCGCTCGCCGAGGCGATGACGCAGGTCGAGCACGAGTTCCAGGTGCGAAAGCGCGCGGGCGATCGCCTGAGCGCCGCGCTCGGCAAGGAGCTGGTGCGCGTGCCGCAAGTGCGCCTCCCCACGCTGGAATCGCCGGACCCCGCGCAGATCGTGCGCGAGCTCGCGACGAAGCTCGAGCCGCACCTCGCGACGCTGGTGCGCCCGATCGGCTGA
- a CDS encoding ArsA-related P-loop ATPase produces the protein MASAPPDKLSPRGALPPLGPVVLVTGKGGVGKTTLAAGIAEAAAAREGRAVLIEFGDGESGKRMLGARSKVAHRVVDPRDAMERAVANILGSTILARLFIGNFAVRPMLRAAPAMRELAMLEVVRIYAEEHPGARVVVDMPATGHGLAWLRLPVQMRDMFASGPIHDLAQRLIDRLVSPSRCSVVVVTLPERLVLSETIELCRALEVEVGLPPARLVVNRFPRDLPAEAWDAARAITARGGESAPAAQQLLRMLDARREAQREALEILGSAVKTSLHTRPLILREQMEDPSATDVAAWLTEEGAA, from the coding sequence ATGGCCTCGGCTCCCCCGGACAAGCTCTCGCCTCGCGGCGCGCTCCCGCCTCTCGGACCGGTCGTGCTCGTCACCGGCAAGGGCGGAGTCGGGAAGACCACGCTCGCCGCGGGCATCGCCGAGGCTGCGGCGGCGCGCGAAGGGCGCGCGGTGCTGATCGAGTTCGGCGACGGCGAGAGCGGCAAGCGCATGCTCGGCGCGCGCAGCAAGGTCGCGCATCGCGTCGTCGATCCACGCGACGCGATGGAGCGCGCGGTCGCGAACATCCTCGGCTCGACCATCCTCGCGCGCCTCTTCATCGGCAATTTCGCGGTGCGCCCGATGCTGCGCGCCGCGCCCGCGATGCGCGAGCTCGCGATGCTCGAGGTGGTGCGCATCTACGCCGAGGAGCACCCCGGCGCGCGCGTCGTCGTCGACATGCCGGCGACCGGGCACGGCCTCGCGTGGCTGCGCCTGCCGGTGCAGATGCGCGACATGTTCGCGTCGGGGCCGATCCACGATCTCGCGCAGCGCTTGATCGATCGATTGGTCTCGCCGTCGCGCTGCTCGGTCGTGGTGGTGACGCTGCCCGAGCGGCTCGTGCTCTCGGAGACGATCGAGCTCTGTCGCGCGCTCGAGGTGGAGGTGGGCCTGCCGCCCGCGCGCCTCGTGGTGAATCGTTTTCCGCGCGATCTGCCCGCGGAGGCGTGGGACGCGGCGCGCGCGATCACGGCGCGTGGCGGTGAGAGCGCGCCCGCGGCGCAGCAGCTCCTGCGCATGCTCGACGCGCGCCGCGAGGCACAACGCGAGGCGCTCGAGATCCTCGGCAGCGCAGTGAAGACGAGCCTGCACACGCGCCCGCTGATCCTCCGCGAGCAGATGGAGGATCCGAGCGCCACCGACGTGGCCGCGTGGCTGACCGAAGAGGGCGCAGCCTGA
- a CDS encoding hybrid sensor histidine kinase/response regulator encodes MRSASAIPRHTAVLPSRSPLLRYGVAVVVVGIVVAARLLFDPLLGVDAPLLPFTVAVMLAGWYGGIGPGLVATALSALCADFLWLHPTHSLWIEAPRDRLELGIFVGTGVAISALNEAIVVARGRSDRHSAELKEREEAHRRILETATEGIWTVDARGRVTFANASMSEMLGVPLPDLIGRNAREFVFLEDRGENVRRFGSILAGDRSAFDLRLRRTDGREIWAHVSTAPIPDARGRVVGALGMFTDVTARMHAESELQRLLESETKARADAEAANRAKDEFLATVSHELRTPLNAMLGWLTMLRSGALDATKTARAIAIIERNARSQAKLIEDLLDVSRMISGKLRLERRRVSLGAVVQSAIDTVGPTAVEKQIRIERRFDPGPDLVAGDPERLKQIVVNLLSNAVKFTPIAGRIRVAVERRAGQLVIEVEDTGQGIAPEFLPHVFDRFRQQDGGMTRKHAGLGLGLAIVRHLVELHGGSIAAHSEGPGKGSRFTCWFPPLEDATAEIPARETPAPNDARVSRPPNETPLRGAKVLVVDDEADSLEMLRELLSVAGADVRTASTAAMALPIVKTFRPSLLVSDLAMPEADGYELLAWVRALPISQGGATPAIALTAHARATDRLRVLSSGFQAYLAKPVEPDELIATAQRLVRQSEPRAAHP; translated from the coding sequence GTGCGCAGCGCGAGCGCCATCCCGCGACACACCGCGGTCCTGCCGTCGAGGTCGCCGCTGCTCCGCTACGGCGTCGCGGTGGTCGTGGTCGGGATCGTGGTCGCGGCGCGCCTGCTCTTCGACCCGCTCCTCGGCGTCGATGCACCGCTCCTGCCCTTCACCGTCGCGGTGATGCTGGCGGGCTGGTACGGCGGGATCGGGCCCGGCCTCGTCGCGACCGCGCTGAGCGCGCTCTGCGCCGACTTCCTGTGGCTGCACCCGACGCACTCGCTCTGGATCGAAGCGCCGCGCGATCGCCTCGAGCTCGGGATCTTCGTCGGCACCGGCGTCGCCATCTCCGCGCTCAACGAGGCGATCGTCGTCGCGCGTGGTCGCTCCGATCGCCACTCCGCGGAGCTCAAGGAGCGCGAGGAGGCGCACCGGCGGATCCTCGAGACGGCCACCGAGGGCATCTGGACGGTCGATGCGCGCGGCCGCGTGACCTTCGCGAACGCGAGCATGTCGGAGATGCTCGGCGTGCCGCTGCCCGATCTGATCGGACGCAACGCGCGCGAGTTCGTCTTCCTCGAGGATCGCGGCGAGAACGTCCGGCGTTTCGGATCGATCCTCGCCGGGGATCGCAGCGCGTTCGATCTGCGGCTGCGGCGCACCGACGGGCGCGAGATCTGGGCGCACGTGTCGACCGCGCCGATCCCCGATGCGCGCGGTCGCGTCGTCGGCGCGCTCGGCATGTTCACCGACGTGACCGCGCGCATGCACGCGGAGAGCGAGCTCCAGCGCCTGCTCGAGTCCGAGACGAAGGCGCGCGCCGACGCAGAGGCCGCGAACCGCGCGAAGGACGAGTTCCTCGCGACCGTCTCGCACGAGCTGCGCACGCCGCTCAACGCGATGCTCGGCTGGCTCACGATGCTGCGCTCCGGCGCGCTCGACGCGACGAAGACCGCGCGTGCGATCGCGATCATCGAGCGCAACGCGCGCTCGCAGGCGAAGCTCATCGAGGACCTGCTCGACGTCTCGCGCATGATCTCGGGCAAGCTGCGGCTCGAGCGACGGCGCGTGTCGCTCGGCGCGGTGGTGCAGAGCGCGATCGACACCGTCGGGCCGACCGCGGTGGAGAAGCAGATCCGCATCGAGCGGCGCTTCGATCCCGGGCCCGATCTGGTCGCGGGCGATCCCGAGCGGCTCAAGCAGATCGTGGTGAACCTGCTCTCGAACGCGGTGAAGTTCACGCCGATCGCGGGGCGCATCCGCGTGGCGGTGGAGCGGCGCGCGGGACAGCTGGTGATCGAGGTGGAGGACACGGGGCAGGGCATCGCGCCCGAGTTCCTCCCGCACGTGTTCGATCGCTTCCGGCAGCAAGACGGAGGCATGACGCGCAAGCACGCGGGCCTCGGCCTCGGCCTCGCGATCGTTCGTCACCTCGTCGAGCTGCACGGCGGATCGATCGCGGCGCACAGCGAGGGGCCCGGCAAGGGCTCGCGCTTCACGTGCTGGTTCCCGCCGCTCGAGGACGCGACCGCAGAGATCCCCGCGCGGGAGACGCCCGCGCCGAACGACGCGCGCGTGTCGCGACCGCCGAACGAGACACCGCTGCGCGGCGCGAAGGTGCTCGTGGTCGACGACGAAGCGGACAGCCTCGAGATGTTGCGCGAGCTGCTCAGCGTCGCGGGCGCCGACGTCCGCACCGCGAGCACCGCCGCGATGGCGCTGCCGATCGTGAAGACGTTCCGGCCGAGCCTGCTGGTGTCGGATCTCGCGATGCCCGAGGCCGACGGCTACGAGCTGCTCGCGTGGGTGCGCGCGCTGCCGATCTCGCAGGGCGGCGCGACGCCCGCGATCGCGCTGACCGCGCACGCGCGCGCGACGGACCGGCTGCGCGTGCTCTCGTCGGGCTTCCAGGCGTATCTCGCGAAGCCGGTCGAGCCCGACGAGCTGATCGCGACCGCGCAGCGGCTGGTCCGACAGAGCGAGCCGCGCGCCGCACATCCGTGA
- a CDS encoding DUF2490 domain-containing protein yields MTRSLALSIALSAFVALAPSRVHAQAYDDSYQTWLSVAVQGNVTPDWMLYIDLNWRFWDDFGPYQQLYRPAVAYRVAPGMQVWLGYGWTPSWNREEQFTDEHRIWEQWTWDLQGLEGGLKVFFRSRLEQRFRPEISSDVGIRFRQFARVLVPFARDFPVHLSLWDEAFIALNDAGLSAGGLWQRLGFDQNRLFLGVGWNIVPGQLRIEAGYMNHWIVRPGPDEVHHVAMVNGFVTIQ; encoded by the coding sequence ATGACCCGCTCGCTCGCGCTCTCGATCGCGCTCTCGGCGTTCGTCGCGCTCGCTCCATCGCGCGTGCACGCTCAGGCCTACGACGACTCGTACCAGACGTGGCTCTCGGTCGCGGTGCAGGGAAACGTCACGCCGGATTGGATGCTCTACATCGATCTGAACTGGCGCTTCTGGGACGACTTCGGGCCCTATCAGCAGCTCTATCGCCCCGCGGTCGCGTACCGCGTCGCGCCGGGCATGCAGGTGTGGCTCGGCTACGGATGGACTCCGTCGTGGAACCGCGAGGAGCAGTTCACCGACGAGCATCGGATCTGGGAGCAGTGGACCTGGGACCTGCAGGGCCTCGAGGGAGGGCTCAAGGTGTTCTTCCGCTCGCGCCTCGAGCAGCGCTTCCGCCCCGAGATCTCGTCGGACGTCGGCATCCGCTTCCGCCAGTTCGCGCGCGTGCTCGTGCCCTTCGCGCGCGACTTCCCGGTGCACCTGTCGCTCTGGGACGAGGCGTTCATCGCGCTGAACGACGCCGGCCTCTCGGCGGGCGGGCTCTGGCAGCGGCTCGGGTTCGATCAGAACCGCCTCTTCCTCGGCGTCGGCTGGAACATCGTGCCCGGCCAGCTGCGCATCGAGGCGGGCTACATGAACCACTGGATCGTGCGCCCCGGCCCGGACGAAGTGCACCACGTCGCGATGGTGAACGGCTTCGTGACGATCCAGTAG
- a CDS encoding sensor histidine kinase → MRLRLGLALLLAVVAFVPFALVVDWTREANDAIAREAREERADAIANEVRAYVDEELGELGHALEIACRDQGAAAESLLRAARVDAPAGAPALQVAFVLDSPAWAGAGARPLLALSESARSAMRADWTRIELPGARGRDYLGRAWRCGDHEVLGAFQASAFLTRGSARDAAEIALLAPDAPPPEGADRRIVRAFRDVSGRDALVVAVTIPPARIGHREQASLELNVQVLALATVVIALLLGLSIGGRVTRPLGELEKAAQRIGRGELDVKIDRASGSAGATFSAFNRMAEELRSAQSRAKRAERVAAWRDIARRIAHEIKNPLTPIRMSIETMRRTKQRQHPDFDEIFDESTRTVLEEVERLERIVTEFSRFARLPRPQPTSLDVREVVAQVVQLHSPGGDATITDTSPRLPIKMTLANDAPRVRADRDQLTQVLVNLVQNALDAAQSKRGDEGHVEVEVEPTTDGGVRVTVSDDGPGIPAEERARVLEPYYTTKARGTGLGLSIVDRIVSEHGGTLEIGESRRGGAQITFTLTREGPGEDAEASATS, encoded by the coding sequence GTGAGGCTCCGTCTGGGCCTCGCGCTGCTGCTCGCGGTGGTCGCGTTCGTGCCCTTCGCGCTCGTGGTCGACTGGACCCGCGAGGCGAACGACGCGATCGCGCGCGAAGCACGCGAGGAGCGCGCGGACGCGATAGCGAACGAGGTGCGCGCGTACGTCGACGAGGAGCTCGGCGAGCTCGGCCACGCGCTGGAGATCGCGTGTCGCGATCAGGGCGCGGCTGCGGAGAGCCTCTTGCGCGCGGCGCGCGTCGATGCGCCCGCGGGCGCGCCGGCGCTGCAGGTCGCGTTCGTGCTCGACTCGCCGGCCTGGGCGGGCGCAGGCGCGCGTCCGCTGCTCGCGCTCTCGGAGTCGGCGCGCAGCGCGATGCGCGCGGACTGGACCCGCATCGAGCTCCCGGGCGCGCGCGGTCGCGACTACCTCGGCCGCGCGTGGCGCTGCGGCGATCACGAGGTGCTCGGCGCGTTCCAGGCGAGCGCGTTCCTGACGCGCGGATCGGCGCGCGACGCCGCTGAGATCGCGCTGCTCGCGCCCGACGCGCCGCCGCCCGAGGGCGCGGATCGCCGCATCGTGCGGGCGTTCCGCGACGTCTCGGGCCGCGATGCGCTGGTGGTCGCGGTGACGATCCCGCCCGCGAGGATCGGCCATCGCGAGCAGGCCTCGCTCGAGCTGAACGTCCAGGTGCTCGCGCTCGCGACCGTCGTGATCGCGCTGCTGCTCGGCCTCTCGATCGGCGGGCGCGTGACGCGTCCGCTCGGCGAGCTCGAGAAGGCGGCCCAGCGCATCGGGCGCGGGGAGCTCGACGTGAAGATCGATCGTGCCTCGGGCAGCGCGGGCGCGACGTTCTCCGCGTTCAACCGCATGGCCGAGGAGCTGCGCAGCGCGCAGAGCCGCGCGAAGCGCGCCGAGCGCGTGGCGGCGTGGCGCGACATCGCGCGCCGCATCGCGCACGAGATCAAGAACCCGCTCACCCCGATCCGCATGTCGATCGAGACGATGCGGCGGACCAAGCAGCGCCAGCATCCGGACTTCGACGAGATCTTCGACGAGTCCACGCGCACCGTGCTCGAGGAGGTCGAGCGGCTCGAGCGCATCGTCACCGAGTTCTCGCGCTTCGCGCGCCTGCCGCGCCCGCAGCCGACCTCGCTCGACGTGCGCGAGGTGGTCGCGCAGGTCGTGCAGCTGCACTCGCCGGGCGGCGACGCGACGATCACCGACACCTCGCCGCGCCTGCCGATCAAGATGACGCTCGCGAACGACGCGCCGCGGGTTCGCGCCGATCGCGATCAGCTCACGCAGGTGCTGGTGAACCTCGTGCAGAACGCGCTCGACGCGGCGCAGAGCAAGCGCGGCGACGAAGGGCACGTCGAGGTCGAGGTCGAGCCGACCACCGACGGCGGGGTGCGCGTCACGGTGAGCGACGACGGCCCCGGCATCCCGGCCGAAGAGCGCGCGCGCGTGCTCGAGCCGTACTACACGACGAAGGCGCGCGGCACCGGCCTCGGCCTCTCGATCGTCGATCGCATCGTGAGCGAGCACGGCGGCACGCTCGAGATCGGCGAGTCGCGCCGCGGCGGCGCGCAGATCACGTTCACGCTGACGCGCGAGGGCCCGGGCGAGGACGCCGAAGCGTCGGCGACGAGCTGA